In Bacillus sp. Cs-700, one genomic interval encodes:
- a CDS encoding YndJ family protein encodes MKTSSFAGIFIWIAFVVTKLITTPIDTLQYVMILLMFAYLVLVPLTLNLVQQKKNVFYHYATRLQLVSAVLAGISFFLEQGMLAVLLAVPWLLTTILIALYGFTRLLQTWKKSTIFDVLIQLGLMYISIGGLWLILHRSGVQILHFSDVIVLLTSIHFHYAAFITPITMAFIGKRLLAKAPLLKSWFKLIAILVLFGPPFIAAGITLSDSLPVLEFISVVEFVTPLIVFSILCLVYLVPTLEYSVQMLLSISFASLLFSMSSAMIYGFAHINETVILGIPLMVFFHGFVNTFGFSLFGLLGVTVMQETKQIKKTSLSM; translated from the coding sequence ATGAAAACAAGTAGTTTTGCCGGTATATTTATATGGATTGCGTTCGTTGTAACAAAATTGATCACAACCCCGATCGATACGCTTCAATATGTGATGATTTTATTAATGTTCGCCTATCTGGTACTCGTTCCGCTAACGCTGAATCTCGTACAGCAAAAAAAGAATGTTTTCTACCATTATGCCACCCGTTTGCAACTTGTTTCAGCTGTACTAGCGGGCATCTCTTTCTTTCTTGAACAAGGAATGTTAGCTGTTCTGCTAGCCGTTCCATGGTTACTGACAACCATTTTAATCGCGCTTTATGGATTCACGCGCCTCCTGCAAACATGGAAAAAAAGCACGATTTTTGATGTATTAATCCAACTTGGATTGATGTACATTAGCATCGGAGGACTCTGGCTTATTTTGCATCGATCAGGTGTACAAATTCTTCATTTTAGCGATGTTATCGTATTGCTTACATCCATTCATTTTCACTATGCGGCATTTATCACACCGATCACGATGGCGTTCATTGGAAAACGTCTGCTTGCAAAAGCTCCTCTCTTAAAATCCTGGTTTAAACTGATCGCCATCCTTGTCTTATTTGGCCCACCGTTTATCGCAGCAGGAATTACGCTTTCAGATTCATTACCTGTTCTTGAGTTTATTTCAGTCGTTGAATTTGTTACGCCGCTGATCGTCTTTTCAATCCTTTGCCTCGTCTACTTAGTGCCAACACTTGAGTATTCGGTGCAAATGCTGTTGTCAATTTCATTCGCTTCTCTCCTGTTTTCAATGAGCTCCGCGATGATCTATGGATTTGCTCATATTAATGAAACGGTGATTCTCGGTATTCCTTTAATGGTCTTTTTTCATGGATTCGTAAATACATTCGGCTTTTCACTCTTTGGACTACTTGGCGTAACAGTGATGCAGGAGACGAAACAAATCAAAAAAACCAGCCTCTCAATGTAA